One genomic segment of Coffea arabica cultivar ET-39 chromosome 6e, Coffea Arabica ET-39 HiFi, whole genome shotgun sequence includes these proteins:
- the LOC113696131 gene encoding ricin B-like lectin R40G3 — translation MDFPRGHNTHHHHHRHRPGPEEEVYPPAARPHPPPYYENEPPPPPPPVVHHPHPAPYYANEPPPPPQVTHVHHGGGAGGPHPPDFRNDPPPPPPPVVEHVSHHSFHPHMPSVFHHHTHHSKIADKPSVRVYTKAEPNYSLTIRDGKVILAPSNTSDPFQHWIKDEKYSTKVKDEEGFPSFALVNKATGQAMKHSIGATQPVQLIPYNPDVLDESILWTESRDLGDTFRTIRMVNNIRLNVDAFNGDKNHGGVHDGTVIVLWEWKKGDNQRWKIVRY, via the exons ATGGATTTTCCTCGTGGCCATAacacccaccaccaccaccaccgccaccGCCCAGGTCCGGAAGAAGAAGTGTACCCACCCGCAGCACGGCCACATCCACCTCCCTACTATGAAAACGAGCCGCCGCCACCGCCACCACCAGTAGTCCACCATCCGCATCCAGCCCCTTACTATGCAAACGAGCCGCCGCCGCCACCGCAAGTGACCCATGTTCACCATGGAGGAGGTGCCGGAGGACCACATCCCCCAGATTTCCGCAAcgatccaccaccaccaccaccacctgtTGTTGAGCATGTTTCCCATCACTCCTTTCATCCCCACATGCCTTCTGTTTTCCACCATCACACCCATCACTCAAAGATCGCTGATAAGCCTTCTGTCAGAGTTTACACTAAGGCAGAACCTAATTATTCTCTTACCATCCGTGATGGAAAGGTTATCCTTGCTCCTTCTAATACATCTGACCCTTTTCAG CACTGGATCAAGGATGAGAAGTATAGCACCAAGGTGAAGGATGAAGAGGGATTTCCCAGTTTTGCACTGGTCAACAAAGCCACTGGCCAGGCCATGAAGCACTCTATTGGGGCTACTCAACCT GTGCAGCTAATCCCTTACAATCCTGATGTTCTTGATGAGTCAATCTTGTGGACCGAGAGCAGGGACTTGGGTGATACCTTCAGAACAATTAGAATGGTGAACAATATTCGCCTGAACGTGGATGCTTTCAATGGCGATAAAAATCATGGTGGTGTACATGACGGCACCGTTATTGTTCTATGGGAATGGAAGAAAGGGGATAACCAAAGATGGAAGATAGTGCGCTACT AA